TGATCCACTCCGCCGCCTGCAAGAACGGCCGCGAGTCGTACAGCAACCACTTCATCACCGAAGAGAGCATCGCCATCATGTCGCTGATCGACCGCGGCGTGCTCCAGACCTTCCCCGGGCTGAAGCTGATCGTCTCGCATGGCGGCGGCTCGGTGCCCTACCAGATCGGCCGCTGGCGGGCGCACCACTGGCGGCAGGGCGGCGGCGAAAGCTTCGACGACGAGCTGCGCAAGCTCTACTTCGACACGATCCTCTACAACCAGGAGTCGCTGGAGCTGCTGTTCAAGATCTGCGGGCCGGATCGCTGCATGTTCGGCACGGAGAAGCCGGGCAGCGGCTCGGCCAAGGACCCCAAGACGGGCAAGTGGCTCGATGACCTGAAGCCGGTGATCGAGGGCATCTCCTTCCTCTCGGCGCAGGATAAGCGCATGATCTTCGAGGAGAACGCGCGCAAGGTCTTCACACGCTTCAAGGTGCCGGTGAAGGTGTAGCGCGTGGCCTCACCCCCCGGCCCCCTCTCCATGGCTTGCCATCGCGCGGAGCGCGATCTTCGATGGAGAGGGGAGGCTGCGGTACTTGACCTGATTTAACAGGGGGCTGGCGATGGCGGAGATCGTTCTTGGCATCGGCACGTCGCATACGCCGCTGCTGAGCTTGCCGGCGGAGATGTGGGAAGAGTATGCAAAGCGCGATCGCAACAATCCGGAGCTGCTGACGCCGGACGGCACGCGCCTGTCCTACGACGAGCTGCTGGCGAAGGCGGACCCGGCGATCGCGACGAAGGCCACGCCGGCGAACTTCAAAGACCAGTTCGAGCGGGCGCAGAAGGCGATCGGCACGCTGGAGCAGACGCTGGCGAAGGCCGCGCCCGACGCCGTGGTCATCATCAGCGACGACCAGGACGAATTGCTCTTCGACGACAACATGCCTTCGTTTGCCGTCTACTGGGGCGAATCGATGCGCCTGATTCCGCGCACCTTCGGGGATTCGGCCTCGCCCGTGATGAAGGCGGCCTCCTGGGGCTACGGCGACAAGGCGATGGACGTGCCGGTCGACGCGGCGCTGGGCAAGCACCTGATCGAGTTTTTGATCGACGCCGACTTCGACATCTCGCACCTGCGCTACCTGCGCGATGAGTACGGCGGCCGCATCGGCCCGGCCGGCTACGTGGACCGCGTGCGCCAGACGCCGCCCAAGCGCCAGGGGATGCCGCACGGCTACAGCTTCGTGGTGCGGCGGATTATGAACGGCAACGTACGGCC
This is a stretch of genomic DNA from Dehalococcoidia bacterium. It encodes these proteins:
- a CDS encoding extradiol ring-cleavage dioxygenase, coding for MAEIVLGIGTSHTPLLSLPAEMWEEYAKRDRNNPELLTPDGTRLSYDELLAKADPAIATKATPANFKDQFERAQKAIGTLEQTLAKAAPDAVVIISDDQDELLFDDNMPSFAVYWGESMRLIPRTFGDSASPVMKAASWGYGDKAMDVPVDAALGKHLIEFLIDADFDISHLRYLRDEYGGRIGPAGYVDRVRQTPPKRQGMPHGYSFVVRRIMNGNVRPIVPVFQNTCYPPNQPTPRRCYQLGKALHAAIEAWDADKRVAVVASGGLSHFVVDEELDRMVIRGLEEKDGELLSSLPRKRLDSATSETRNWITAAGALEHLQFRLIDYLPGYRTPAGTGGGWAFGAWS